A section of the Pseudanabaena mucicola str. Chao 1806 genome encodes:
- a CDS encoding phospholipase D-like domain-containing protein: MQVQFIAHNLNFDKVNPFDQAIEQIVNEEGSPVMLTPYFSLSVIQNICSEIHCVLELVTDLEEIRNNIRSENEFELFAQLIKNNQLTLFDIPSLHAKIFVRGTKALIGSANFTNSGLGQNHEASIFIHDAQFTLEVFRWVESLTNGRDSINLEQLRSAYQSALILKRVEANENQAVSKTYLAKSIKVSKSKYGNKKEPKKKPKSALKINTEVVQIVQTVFPRKADLLKALELINILRNVVKDDPFLDRGLSITFISNNRLVLNLGQWKMLAFKYISKRAILEITLCIDFSEYTDLEEQYVWKNDIALESIDFAGKTFREYKFEERWTNGKDLRLIYFPWDSNILIPEKLLEKWHTAILTAKQAFHHWQSSSYMRWHRPELAEFLFSANSESLDLIYPPNQ, translated from the coding sequence ATGCAAGTACAATTTATTGCTCACAACTTAAATTTTGATAAAGTCAATCCTTTTGATCAAGCGATTGAGCAAATTGTTAATGAAGAAGGTTCGCCTGTAATGCTTACTCCTTACTTCTCATTGTCAGTAATTCAAAATATATGTAGCGAAATACATTGTGTTTTGGAGTTGGTGACAGACTTAGAAGAGATCAGGAATAATATTAGGAGTGAAAATGAATTTGAATTATTTGCTCAGCTAATTAAAAATAATCAGCTAACACTATTTGATATCCCGTCTCTTCACGCCAAAATATTTGTGAGAGGAACAAAGGCTCTGATTGGTTCAGCTAATTTCACAAATTCTGGACTTGGACAGAATCATGAAGCAAGTATTTTCATACATGATGCTCAATTTACTTTAGAGGTGTTCAGATGGGTTGAGAGCTTAACTAATGGTAGAGATTCAATCAATTTAGAGCAACTAAGATCAGCTTATCAATCAGCATTGATCCTGAAAAGAGTTGAAGCTAATGAAAATCAGGCAGTCTCTAAAACGTATCTTGCCAAGTCAATCAAGGTTTCTAAATCTAAGTATGGCAATAAGAAAGAACCTAAGAAAAAGCCTAAATCAGCTTTAAAAATTAATACAGAAGTTGTCCAGATCGTGCAAACTGTCTTTCCTAGAAAAGCAGATCTGTTGAAAGCTTTAGAGCTAATTAATATACTTAGAAATGTTGTAAAAGATGATCCATTTCTAGATAGAGGACTATCTATAACATTCATAAGTAACAATCGGCTAGTTCTGAATCTAGGTCAATGGAAAATGTTGGCATTCAAATATATTTCTAAAAGAGCGATTTTGGAAATAACTCTATGTATTGATTTTTCTGAATATACTGATTTAGAAGAACAATATGTTTGGAAAAATGATATTGCGCTTGAGTCAATAGATTTTGCTGGTAAAACTTTTAGAGAATACAAGTTTGAGGAACGATGGACAAATGGAAAAGACTTGAGACTTATATATTTCCCTTGGGACTCAAATATATTGATACCTGAAAAACTATTAGAGAAATGGCATACCGCAATTCTTACAGCTAAACAAGCATTTCATCATTGGCAATCAAGCTCTTATATGCGATGGCATAGACCAGAGTTAGCAGAATTTTTGTTTTCAGCAAATTCTGAATCCCTAGATCTAATTTATCCACCCAACCAATAG
- the kdpB gene encoding potassium-transporting ATPase subunit KdpB — translation MVGLYQHAVRDAFRKLNPKIAVRNPVMFMVWVGTIVTLLVTIDPNLFGTVQGDPNQERILNGSITIILFFTVVFANFAEAIAEGRGKAQADSLRTTRSDTIARKMLPDGTIQPTSSTELRRGDLIKVAIGEMIPADGEVIAGLASVDESAITGESAPVLKQAGTDISSSVTGGTRVVSDELTIKISADPGQGFIDRMIALVEGAERSKTPNEIALTVLLTVLTQVFLIVVATITPIANYVNTPTTIAILVSLLVALIPTTIGGLLSAIGIAGMDRVAQFNVIATSGRAVEACGDINTLVLDKTGTITLGNRLADEFIPVNGHTLAEVATVALAASIFDETPEGRSIVQLAEQSGAVVKFDRNQAKGVDFSARTRMSGTDLPESIEVRKGAVDAIRGFVRSRSGNVPEEFEAAYEKVSRLGGTPLGICQGGDLYGVIYLKDIVKSGLRERFDQLRRMGVRTIMLTGDNQITASVIAEEAGVDDFIAEATPEDKIEVIRREQSQGKLVAMTGDGTNDAPALAQANVGVAMNSGTQAAKEAANMVDLDSDPTKLIDLVAIGKQLLITRGALTTFSIANDIAKYFAIIPTIFAASGIGALNIMGLKSSQSAILSALIYNALIIPALIPLALKGVKFRPLTADQLLQRNILLYGLGGVVAPFIAIKFIDVLLPII, via the coding sequence ATGGTGGGACTTTATCAACATGCTGTTCGTGATGCTTTCCGTAAACTCAATCCCAAGATTGCGGTGCGAAATCCTGTCATGTTTATGGTTTGGGTCGGTACAATTGTGACTTTACTAGTTACGATCGATCCCAATCTCTTTGGAACAGTTCAAGGCGATCCCAATCAGGAGCGGATTCTCAACGGCTCAATTACGATAATTCTCTTCTTTACAGTAGTATTTGCTAACTTTGCTGAGGCGATCGCTGAGGGACGTGGTAAAGCTCAAGCCGACTCATTACGCACAACGCGATCGGACACGATCGCTCGTAAAATGCTGCCCGATGGCACAATTCAGCCAACTAGCTCGACAGAATTGCGGCGTGGTGACTTAATCAAAGTAGCGATCGGGGAAATGATCCCTGCGGATGGAGAAGTGATTGCGGGTTTAGCCTCCGTCGATGAGTCAGCAATTACAGGTGAGTCAGCTCCCGTTCTCAAGCAAGCTGGTACAGATATTTCCAGTTCAGTTACAGGAGGTACGCGCGTAGTTTCCGATGAATTAACGATCAAGATTTCAGCTGATCCAGGTCAGGGATTTATTGATCGCATGATTGCCCTAGTGGAAGGAGCCGAGCGCTCTAAAACACCAAATGAAATTGCTTTGACGGTGCTGCTGACGGTTCTAACTCAGGTATTCTTAATTGTCGTCGCCACAATTACGCCGATCGCCAATTATGTAAATACACCCACCACGATCGCGATTTTAGTTTCTCTATTGGTTGCCCTGATTCCTACCACGATTGGCGGATTGCTCAGCGCGATCGGTATTGCAGGCATGGATCGTGTCGCTCAGTTCAATGTAATCGCCACGTCAGGTCGCGCTGTCGAAGCTTGCGGCGATATCAATACTTTGGTGTTGGACAAAACTGGCACAATCACACTGGGCAATCGCCTCGCCGATGAATTTATCCCTGTGAATGGACATACTCTGGCGGAAGTTGCCACGGTTGCGCTGGCGGCAAGCATCTTTGATGAAACTCCAGAAGGTCGTTCCATAGTTCAACTTGCGGAACAATCAGGAGCCGTTGTCAAATTTGATCGCAACCAAGCTAAAGGAGTAGATTTCTCGGCTCGAACTCGCATGAGTGGCACAGATTTACCCGAAAGTATCGAAGTTCGTAAAGGTGCTGTAGATGCGATTCGTGGCTTTGTGCGATCGCGTTCTGGAAATGTTCCTGAAGAATTTGAAGCAGCCTATGAGAAAGTCTCAAGACTGGGCGGCACGCCGTTGGGAATCTGTCAGGGTGGCGATCTCTATGGTGTGATCTATCTCAAAGATATTGTCAAATCAGGACTGCGCGAACGTTTCGATCAACTGCGACGCATGGGTGTCCGCACAATCATGCTCACAGGTGATAACCAGATTACGGCTTCGGTGATTGCCGAAGAAGCGGGAGTTGATGATTTCATCGCTGAAGCCACACCCGAAGACAAGATCGAAGTAATTCGCCGTGAACAGTCTCAGGGTAAATTAGTCGCCATGACAGGTGATGGAACCAATGACGCACCAGCCCTAGCCCAAGCAAATGTCGGTGTTGCAATGAATTCAGGCACACAGGCTGCCAAAGAAGCTGCAAATATGGTGGATTTGGATAGCGATCCGACTAAGTTGATTGATCTTGTAGCGATCGGTAAACAATTACTGATCACTCGTGGCGCATTGACCACTTTCTCGATCGCCAATGACATCGCCAAATACTTTGCGATCATCCCCACGATCTTTGCAGCATCAGGTATCGGCGCATTAAATATCATGGGTCTAAAAAGTTCCCAATCAGCAATTCTCTCAGCACTAATCTACAACGCCTTAATTATTCCTGCACTGATTCCTCTAGCTTTAAAAGGAGTAAAATTCCGCCCTCTCACCGCCGATCAACTCTTGCAAAGAAATATTCTGCTTTACGGTTTAGGTGGAGTAGTTGCGCCATTTATTGCGATTAAATTCATCGACGTTCTACTGCCGATTATTTAA
- the kdpA gene encoding potassium-transporting ATPase subunit KdpA, whose amino-acid sequence MLQGWIQIGITLVLIVAIAPIFGRYIARVFLGQKTLLDRALNPLESLIFTLSGVNSQMQMTGWQYARSILYSNLVMAIMLFLMLIFQGALPLNPTGLSAPSWDLALHTTISFITNTNQQHYSGEITLSYFTQMLGLGFLFFTSAATGIAVAIAFIRGLTGRSLGNFYKDLTQAITRILLPISIIGAIIFIAAGVPETLSAPVIVPTLEDANISQAIAIGPVAHFEIIKQLGENGGGFFGSNSAHPFENPNGFTNLIQILTMISIPSALIFAYGEIANSRKQAWLIFGMVFILYVIFIAVAAIGEYQGNPLVNAVLGSQSPNLEGKEVRFGWAQSALFAVTTTGTMTGAVNSMHDSLMPSGGFITLSNMFLQIIWGGQGTGTAYLFAYSILAVFVTGLMVGRTPEFLGRKIEKNEVVLTSFLILLIHPIFILIPSAIALAFPEQLAGISNSGFHGLSQVVYEYASAAANNGSGFEGLADNTLWWNLSTSVSLLGGRYIPLIALLLLADGISRKQPVAMTTGTLRTDTVLFTSVTAGVILIMGALTFFPVLALGSVAEAFLIARGG is encoded by the coding sequence ATGCTACAAGGATGGATTCAGATAGGAATTACACTGGTGCTGATTGTAGCGATCGCCCCGATTTTTGGGCGCTACATCGCAAGAGTGTTCTTAGGACAAAAGACTTTACTGGATAGAGCTTTGAACCCACTGGAGAGTTTGATATTTACTCTCAGTGGAGTTAATTCTCAAATGCAAATGACAGGTTGGCAATATGCCCGTTCAATTTTGTATAGCAATTTGGTAATGGCAATCATGCTATTTCTGATGCTCATATTTCAGGGAGCATTACCATTAAATCCGACAGGCTTGAGCGCTCCTAGTTGGGATCTCGCTTTACATACGACGATTTCCTTTATTACCAATACCAATCAACAACATTATTCTGGTGAAATTACCCTTAGCTACTTTACCCAGATGCTAGGTTTAGGATTTCTATTTTTCACCTCAGCCGCGACAGGTATCGCGGTGGCGATCGCCTTTATTCGAGGTTTAACTGGGCGATCGCTTGGCAATTTCTATAAAGATCTCACGCAGGCGATTACCAGAATCCTCCTACCAATTAGCATTATTGGGGCAATCATATTTATCGCCGCAGGTGTACCCGAAACCTTATCAGCACCTGTGATTGTCCCGACTTTAGAAGATGCAAATATCAGTCAGGCGATCGCGATCGGTCCTGTGGCACATTTTGAGATCATTAAGCAACTCGGCGAAAATGGCGGCGGTTTTTTTGGTTCTAATTCTGCCCATCCCTTTGAGAATCCCAATGGCTTCACAAATCTGATTCAGATTTTGACAATGATTTCCATACCTTCAGCGTTGATTTTTGCCTATGGCGAAATTGCCAATAGTCGCAAGCAAGCATGGCTGATTTTTGGCATGGTGTTTATTCTCTATGTCATTTTTATTGCTGTAGCTGCCATTGGCGAATATCAGGGCAATCCTTTAGTAAATGCAGTATTAGGTTCGCAAAGTCCTAATCTAGAAGGAAAAGAAGTTCGCTTTGGTTGGGCGCAGTCAGCATTATTTGCGGTGACGACAACGGGAACGATGACGGGTGCGGTTAACTCCATGCATGATTCCCTAATGCCAAGCGGCGGCTTTATAACTTTATCGAATATGTTTCTGCAAATTATTTGGGGTGGACAGGGAACGGGAACTGCTTATCTATTTGCCTATTCGATTTTGGCAGTATTTGTGACTGGCTTAATGGTGGGGCGAACTCCCGAATTTCTAGGGCGCAAGATTGAGAAGAATGAAGTGGTTTTGACGAGTTTTTTGATTTTGTTAATCCATCCCATTTTTATTCTCATTCCCAGTGCGATCGCTTTAGCATTTCCTGAACAGTTAGCTGGTATTAGCAATTCAGGATTTCATGGACTCTCGCAGGTGGTTTATGAATATGCTTCGGCAGCCGCGAATAATGGCTCTGGCTTTGAAGGTCTAGCTGATAATACGCTCTGGTGGAATCTCAGCACTTCCGTTAGCTTGCTAGGTGGTCGTTATATTCCTTTAATTGCTTTATTGCTGTTAGCCGATGGCATATCGCGTAAGCAACCTGTGGCGATGACAACAGGAACATTGCGTACCGATACTGTTCTTTTTACGAGCGTTACCGCAGGTGTGATTTTAATTATGGGTGCATTGACTTTCTTTCCTGTATTGGCTCTTGGTTCAGTAGCTGAAGCTTTTTTGATTGCTAGAGGTGGATAG
- a CDS encoding DUF433 domain-containing protein — protein MIIKELEQQLLALRPSEKVQVIQLLAQSLGSNWQGIEKTPRVCGGHACIANTRIPIWVLVEARRLGYSDVDLLTSYPTITATDLANAWVYAAAHTDEMDLLIEQNEAA, from the coding sequence GTGATCATCAAAGAGTTAGAACAGCAACTTCTTGCACTCAGACCTAGTGAAAAGGTGCAGGTGATCCAGTTACTTGCTCAAAGTCTGGGTAGCAATTGGCAGGGAATTGAGAAAACGCCTAGAGTTTGCGGTGGTCATGCTTGCATTGCGAATACAAGAATTCCTATTTGGGTACTGGTAGAGGCTCGCCGTCTTGGATATAGCGATGTTGATTTGTTAACGAGCTATCCAACGATTACGGCTACAGATTTAGCAAACGCTTGGGTATATGCGGCGGCACATACGGATGAGATGGATTTGCTGATCGAGCAGAATGAGGCTGCTTAG
- a CDS encoding DUF5615 family PIN-like protein: MARFYADEQFPFQVVELLRNFGHDVLTAQEAGNANQRIPDEQVLAFAVGQERSILTINRIDFIRLHRRDDEHFGIVVFTNNRNWEQFAARVNEAVIAEGSLQRKLIRVVRPSV, encoded by the coding sequence ATGGCACGTTTTTACGCGGATGAGCAGTTTCCTTTTCAGGTTGTGGAATTGCTGCGAAATTTTGGTCATGATGTTTTGACAGCGCAAGAAGCGGGAAATGCCAATCAACGAATACCTGACGAGCAAGTGTTAGCGTTTGCTGTAGGTCAAGAGCGCTCTATTTTGACTATCAATAGAATTGACTTTATCCGTTTGCATCGTCGTGATGATGAGCATTTCGGGATTGTGGTTTTTACGAATAATCGTAATTGGGAACAGTTTGCGGCACGGGTTAATGAAGCAGTAATAGCAGAGGGATCGTTACAGAGAAAGTTAATTCGGGTGGTTCGTCCGTCTGTTTAA
- a CDS encoding pentapeptide repeat-containing protein, whose product MANQEHLDIFWQGSDVWNKWIVKNPDIKPDLSYADLNGVDLSDSTFNGDMSYANLSGANLTKATFFFVNLSGAIFQKTNFIRSVFIPHKPAGFAQAYAHIGSYKNFVLGNTNLSHANLSNSNMTNFSFSSGVIFKGARFEKANIIEAIFKEFNLEEIDLSGANLIELDLRSFNLKSYCLMNCDLSKSNLSGMDLSNINFESTNLSNAKLIRVNLSNANLTKAILKDSDLEYANLNYTNLNKSDCEGVNLNKADLSYSCFFKANMSQANLYQSKCYQTDFREANLESAKFANSDCLRASFYKSNLRFSVFNGANIKFANFQQANLQKSLFYAVNAINCNFSNADLTDACLAAMRGIEANFSEANLTGVCIEDWNINAKTNLQNTLCDYVYNKSGWDDDGKFLPSVRLPHDPAINFKTGEFEKFIQKAQNTVDLIFTNGIDWQAFLQAFLKLKSETGDELSIYSIKDKWDGYFVIRVNVPPDADKKEIETLLKVKDTQIEGYRRENTNLLNLLQTALQQPSQAFHAPVYGVAGNLQGDQKIYPLKPDNIQGNYNENEE is encoded by the coding sequence ATGGCTAATCAAGAACATTTAGATATTTTCTGGCAAGGTTCAGATGTTTGGAACAAATGGATAGTCAAAAATCCTGATATCAAACCTGATTTGAGCTATGCAGATCTTAATGGGGTAGATTTGAGTGATTCTACTTTTAACGGTGATATGAGTTATGCAAATCTTAGTGGAGCCAATTTAACCAAAGCTACATTCTTCTTCGTGAACTTATCTGGAGCTATATTTCAAAAAACTAATTTCATTCGGTCTGTTTTCATACCACATAAGCCTGCTGGATTTGCACAAGCTTATGCTCATATTGGTTCTTATAAAAATTTTGTTTTGGGTAACACAAATCTAAGTCATGCTAATTTAAGTAATTCAAATATGACTAATTTTTCATTTAGTAGCGGCGTTATTTTTAAAGGAGCTAGATTTGAAAAAGCAAATATTATTGAAGCAATATTTAAAGAGTTTAATCTTGAAGAAATCGACCTTAGTGGTGCAAATTTAATTGAATTAGATCTCCGTAGTTTTAACTTAAAAAGTTATTGCCTAATGAATTGCGATCTTAGTAAATCTAACTTAAGTGGGATGGATTTGAGCAATATCAATTTTGAATCTACAAACTTAAGTAATGCAAAACTTATAAGGGTTAACTTGTCTAATGCTAACTTAACAAAAGCAATTCTAAAAGATTCAGATTTAGAATATGCAAACCTCAATTACACGAATCTTAATAAATCAGATTGTGAAGGAGTCAATCTAAACAAAGCTGATCTTAGTTACTCGTGCTTTTTCAAAGCGAATATGAGCCAAGCAAATCTATATCAATCTAAATGTTATCAAACAGACTTCCGAGAAGCAAACTTAGAATCAGCTAAGTTTGCAAATTCTGATTGCTTAAGAGCCAGTTTTTATAAGTCTAATCTTAGATTTTCAGTTTTCAATGGAGCTAATATTAAATTTGCAAACTTTCAGCAAGCAAATCTTCAAAAATCATTATTTTATGCAGTGAATGCAATCAACTGTAATTTCTCTAATGCGGATTTAACAGATGCTTGCCTTGCCGCAATGCGTGGAATTGAAGCAAACTTTTCTGAAGCTAATTTAACTGGGGTTTGTATTGAAGATTGGAATATTAATGCAAAGACAAATTTGCAAAATACACTTTGCGACTATGTTTACAATAAATCTGGATGGGATGACGATGGTAAATTTTTGCCTTCAGTTCGACTACCGCATGATCCAGCAATAAATTTTAAAACAGGAGAATTTGAGAAATTCATCCAAAAAGCCCAAAATACAGTCGATCTGATTTTTACTAATGGCATTGACTGGCAAGCATTTCTACAAGCATTTTTAAAGCTAAAATCTGAAACTGGCGACGAACTATCTATTTATTCGATAAAAGATAAGTGGGATGGTTATTTTGTTATTCGTGTCAATGTCCCGCCTGATGCAGACAAAAAGGAAATTGAGACTTTGCTCAAGGTAAAAGACACTCAAATTGAAGGATATCGCAGAGAAAATACTAACTTGTTGAACCTATTGCAAACTGCCTTGCAACAACCTAGTCAAGCTTTTCATGCTCCTGTTTATGGAGTGGCAGGTAACTTGCAAGGCGATCAAAAAATTTATCCACTTAAACCTGATAATATTCAGGGTAATTATAATGAAAATGAGGAGTGA
- a CDS encoding DUF6888 family protein encodes MLSEAQLKKCFLVCQSLSSMYLPIYLVRFDSRYNAIYILAGEETEVLIGSNGEIVEI; translated from the coding sequence TTGCTTTCAGAAGCGCAGTTAAAAAAATGCTTTCTAGTTTGTCAAAGCCTATCAAGTATGTATTTACCCATTTATCTCGTCAGATTTGATTCACGATATAATGCTATTTACATTCTCGCAGGCGAAGAAACAGAAGTATTGATTGGTAGTAACGGCGAAATAGTGGAGATATAG
- a CDS encoding DUF6887 family protein: MIQPDYKQMTRTELREYMLAHRDDEQAFHTYMDKVQQEAVKTPINDEVIADPQKFATFIEQNKQRKQQEATVQPTNSFSQNFHSTVYGVAGHVAGNQVINAQQQSLVSAAMEIQALLTQLAQDYPEGSPEEKQTVAKMELRRKVKEDPTLKDRLLSAIKSGGIETVKVLTNNPFVSIPIETIKGWLEAEPQK, encoded by the coding sequence ATGATCCAGCCTGATTACAAACAAATGACTCGTACCGAACTACGGGAATATATGTTAGCTCACCGTGATGATGAGCAAGCCTTTCACACCTACATGGACAAAGTTCAGCAAGAAGCAGTCAAAACTCCAATCAATGATGAAGTAATCGCCGATCCCCAAAAATTTGCTACTTTCATTGAACAAAATAAACAACGCAAACAGCAAGAAGCTACAGTACAACCAACCAATTCATTTAGCCAAAACTTTCACAGCACTGTCTATGGTGTCGCTGGTCATGTTGCAGGGAACCAAGTCATTAACGCCCAGCAACAAAGTCTAGTAAGTGCCGCAATGGAAATCCAAGCACTTTTGACACAACTCGCTCAAGATTACCCTGAAGGCTCACCAGAAGAGAAACAAACAGTCGCTAAGATGGAACTTAGACGCAAAGTTAAAGAAGATCCAACTCTTAAAGATCGTTTGCTAAGTGCAATCAAATCTGGTGGTATTGAGACAGTGAAAGTTCTCACAAATAATCCCTTTGTCAGCATTCCAATAGAAACTATCAAAGGTTGGCTAGAAGCAGAACCTCAAAAATAG
- a CDS encoding ISKra4 family transposase (programmed frameshift) produces the protein MTPEEKERLEACTREIAEILYRNAEAKDAEQLKTLEGIEIAVREQMLENVSPNGGNFFVEKSSGTKAGKERKLKSCIGELKLKSKQAKKLQVKARARLSPQLEKCCLLVSASESYARTEANIAELTGIKISHSSQQRLVQKQEFLEMSITKTVEEMSIDGGKVRLRTEKGKKCEWKDYKAVNAQGTVAAYFLDNQGLVDWVQKQPLAEIFSCLGDGHDGIWNLFAAIAPSEQRFEILDWYHLKEHLYAVGGSLRRLDKVEDLLWQGDVEQAIDLFAGCTSKRFINFLAYLRNHHHRIPEYGYLQKQGLTIGSGSVESSIKQIGRRVKISGAQWNKNNVAQVLRHRCAYLNGYFYSSKYIYSVPN, from the exons ATGACACCAGAAGAAAAAGAAAGACTCGAAGCCTGCACCAGAGAGATAGCAGAAATCTTGTATCGTAATGCAGAAGCAAAAGATGCTGAGCAATTGAAAACACTAGAAGGAATAGAAATAGCGGTACGGGAGCAAATGCTAGAAAATGTCAGCCCAAACG GTGGGAATTTTTTTGTCGAAAAAAGCAGTGGGACAAAAGCAGGGAAAGAAAGAAAACTAAAAAGCTGCATTGGTGAACTCAAACTGAAGAGCAAGCAAGCAAAGAAGTTGCAAGTAAAAGCAAGAGCGAGATTGAGTCCCCAACTAGAAAAATGCTGCCTATTGGTAAGTGCCAGTGAGTCATACGCCAGAACGGAAGCAAATATTGCCGAATTAACAGGAATCAAGATTAGCCATAGCAGCCAACAGAGATTAGTCCAGAAACAGGAATTTCTAGAGATGAGCATCACCAAAACCGTTGAAGAAATGAGTATCGATGGCGGTAAAGTGAGATTGCGAACTGAGAAAGGAAAAAAGTGTGAGTGGAAAGATTACAAAGCCGTAAATGCTCAAGGCACAGTAGCAGCTTATTTTCTCGATAACCAAGGTTTGGTTGATTGGGTACAAAAACAACCATTGGCTGAAATATTCTCTTGTTTGGGTGATGGGCATGACGGGATCTGGAACTTATTTGCAGCCATAGCACCATCAGAGCAAAGGTTTGAAATATTGGACTGGTATCATTTGAAAGAACATCTTTACGCTGTTGGTGGTTCTTTGCGTCGTCTAGACAAGGTAGAAGATTTGCTATGGCAAGGTGATGTTGAGCAGGCTATTGACCTATTTGCAGGGTGTACATCCAAACGATTTATCAATTTTCTGGCTTATTTACGCAATCATCACCATCGTATACCTGAGTATGGTTATCTACAGAAACAGGGACTTACCATTGGCTCTGGCTCAGTTGAATCGTCGATTAAACAAATTGGTCGTCGGGTCAAGATTTCGGGTGCTCAGTGGAATAAAAACAATGTTGCTCAAGTTTTGAGACATCGTTGCGCTTATCTCAATGGCTACTTCTATTCTTCTAAGTATATTTACTCAGTGCCTAATTGA
- a CDS encoding element excision factor XisH family protein, translating into MAKDLFHQAVKTALIKDGWTITHDPPYLNIAEVEIYIDIGAEQVFAAEKDNNKIAVEVKTFLNPSAISEFHSVLGQCLNYRLALKLEDTQRILYLAIPETIWNTFFRREFAKLAIAEYQINLIIFDVSEERIVQWYP; encoded by the coding sequence ATGGCAAAAGATCTCTTCCATCAAGCCGTAAAAACAGCCTTAATCAAAGACGGCTGGACGATTACCCACGATCCGCCTTACTTGAATATTGCGGAAGTTGAAATTTATATCGATATCGGCGCAGAGCAAGTATTTGCCGCAGAAAAAGACAATAACAAAATAGCAGTTGAAGTGAAAACCTTTCTAAATCCATCTGCAATTTCTGAATTTCACTCAGTACTTGGTCAATGCCTCAACTACCGCCTAGCCCTAAAATTAGAAGATACACAACGCATCCTATATCTAGCCATCCCAGAAACTATTTGGAATACCTTTTTTCGGCGAGAATTTGCTAAACTAGCTATAGCCGAATATCAAATAAATCTCATTATTTTTGACGTATCAGAGGAGAGAATTGTCCAATGGTATCCATAG
- a CDS encoding XisI protein — MVSIESYRDIVQEILREYSTHQPAYGDVDMELIFDREHDRYQLVCTGWSQKRRIYGSLIHIDLKGDKICIQNDGTEVGIANLLVERGIPKQNILLAYQPPDLRQYTEFALA, encoded by the coding sequence ATGGTATCCATAGAAAGCTATCGAGACATAGTACAGGAAATCCTGCGGGAATATAGCACCCATCAACCAGCCTATGGTGACGTAGACATGGAATTAATATTTGATCGAGAACATGATCGCTATCAACTCGTTTGTACAGGCTGGAGCCAAAAACGCCGTATTTATGGCTCCCTCATCCATATCGATCTCAAAGGTGACAAAATCTGTATTCAGAACGATGGAACTGAAGTCGGCATTGCTAATTTGCTAGTAGAGCGAGGCATTCCCAAACAGAATATTCTCCTAGCCTATCAACCACCTGACTTGCGTCAATATACAGAATTTGCCTTGGCTTAA
- a CDS encoding DUF29 family protein, whose amino-acid sequence MIKEQRLRLQSLLDNSPSLKPHLISILDRIYKLAVIADERETGLNTFPAICPSAITQILEE is encoded by the coding sequence ATAATTAAAGAACAGAGACTCCGTTTACAATCGCTACTTGACAATAGCCCTAGCCTCAAGCCACATTTAATTTCAATACTAGATAGAATTTATAAGTTGGCGGTAATCGCGGATGAGCGTGAGACAGGACTCAATACTTTTCCTGCTATTTGCCCTTCTGCGATCACGCAAATTCTTGAAGAATAG